One region of Homalodisca vitripennis isolate AUS2020 unplaced genomic scaffold, UT_GWSS_2.1 ScUCBcl_10457;HRSCAF=19354, whole genome shotgun sequence genomic DNA includes:
- the LOC124374841 gene encoding LOW QUALITY PROTEIN: transmembrane protein 69-like (The sequence of the model RefSeq protein was modified relative to this genomic sequence to represent the inferred CDS: deleted 1 base in 1 codon), with protein MFLQLSRQVNVQLCHKYLPLVGAYSGAWIQRGEKYNYCHYPLNRSFTTSVVSCKESYLSEKIRKEIDLSVFKSVDFKELKSSPFPAIVYGFGGIIPFVFPPLYFIVGSYSPFLATSQLFYGATILAFVGGVKWGNALAKDNISHDQMGVSVIPSLVAWSSLLVPEPLGFLIVSSGLLGALYVDLVSSKYPPWFRAMRSTLTGISVFSLITTLLCHILH; from the exons aTGTTTTTACAACTTTCAAGACAAGTAAATGTGCAGTTATGTCACAAATATTTACCACTGGTTGGTGCCTATTCTGGGGCTTGGATTCAAAGGGGAGAAAAGTACAATTATTGTCACTATCCTCTTAATAGAAGTTTCACTACATCAGTTGTCAGTTGCAAGGAATCGTATTTGAGTGAAAAAATAAGGAAAGAAATAGACCTATCAGTGTTCAAAAGTGTTGATTTTAAAGAGTTGAAAAGTTCTCCG TTTCCAGCTATAGTGTATGGATTTGGAGGAATTATTCCTTTTGTTTTCCCTCCATTGTATTTCATTGTTGGGTCTTACAGCCCATTTTTAGCAACATCTCAGTTGTTTTATGGTGCAACAATATTAGCCTTTGTTGGTGGTGTTAAATGGGGAAATGCCTTGGCCAAAGATAACATTTCTCATGATCAAATGGGTGTGAGTGTAATTCCATCTCTGGTAGCGTGGAGTTCCTTGTTAGTTCCTGAACCTCTTGGATTCTTGATTGTCTCATCTGGCTTGTTGGGTGCTCTTTATGTTGATTTGGTGTCCAGTAAATATCCTCCGTGGTTTCGTGCTATGAGATCAACATTAACAGGAATTTCAGTCTTTTCTCTTATTACTACGTTATTATGTCACATACTACATTAA